In the Desulfocurvibacter africanus subsp. africanus DSM 2603 genome, one interval contains:
- a CDS encoding MarR family winged helix-turn-helix transcriptional regulator, producing the protein MEQTDVLTQALIEFYEKFSSWEQGVVKETGLTLPQMHTLEILGSFGNLRMKELAQKMGITTGALTVLVDRVERQGLVTRKPHETDRRSIRVELTPEGDRHFQEHHALHTQLTHELVSSLAPSEADALLVILQKLNSHL; encoded by the coding sequence CACCCAAGCCCTGATCGAATTCTATGAAAAATTCTCGTCCTGGGAGCAGGGTGTGGTCAAGGAGACGGGTCTTACCCTTCCTCAGATGCATACCTTGGAGATTCTTGGCTCCTTTGGAAACTTGCGCATGAAGGAACTCGCCCAGAAGATGGGCATAACCACTGGCGCACTGACCGTGCTCGTCGATCGAGTGGAAAGACAGGGTCTGGTGACGCGAAAGCCTCACGAGACCGACAGGCGATCCATCCGGGTCGAGCTGACTCCCGAGGGGGACAGGCATTTTCAGGAGCACCACGCCTTACATACCCAACTTACCCATGAATTGGTCAGTTCGCTTGCTCCCAGTGAAGCGGATGCGCTTTTAGTGATCCTACAGAAGCTCAATTCCCATCTCTGA